One Phyllopteryx taeniolatus isolate TA_2022b chromosome 20, UOR_Ptae_1.2, whole genome shotgun sequence genomic window, GGGAAAGTCTTGCGCTCCACAACGGTGTTTCTCTCTGATGTGGAGGACGAATATGAAGAAGAGGATGGTGGAGGGGCTCATAGgcctggaaagaaaaaaaggaaaggagaattTGAGCATGAGGTGGAGGTGAAAAGGGAGAGGCTGGATCCTGATGTGGACCTCGAGTTGGAAGCCCAAGGGGATCCCCCAAGTTCACTGCCCTATTCTCTTGACCAAATTCCAAGTGGCGGTCTTCACTCACTCCCACTGTCTCTCGCACCGTTCTCTGCACAATTCCTCAGCCCTTATGTCCTCTCGCTAACACCATCATTAGTTGGGAGCAAAATACCAGTCTTCTCAAACCCACCTTCCATCACACGTTTCTCGAGTTCTCTTCTTTCCCAATCACTTTCTCCCATGAACCAATCTTCTCAATACTTGTCCAATGGCAGCGACTGTGAGACTGCACTGGACCTTAGTATGGGAAAAAACAATTCATCCTCATCTCTGGCCGACAAAATTTCAGCACAGAAAGGACAGTTGCTTGATGGACTTGGCCTGAGGCCCACGTCTCAAAATCTGGTCGTTGTTCAGGTAAAACCTGAATCTCTTACTACCATGCCGCCTTCGTATAGTCGTGTGGATCTGGTCAACAGCAATAACCTGACAAAGCCCAGTCTTTACACAAGGCCAGATGAGAAAATGAACATCACACTGTGTGATAACGACAAAGACAAAGAGAAGGATAAAGAGCAACAGCAAAGAAAGGCCAAAGGGAAAAGGTATCGCGATATGCGGCGTTCCAGGACCATCATTCAAGCTGAACAacttgacatactgtatggatGCTATTTCAAAGATCCCAACCCTGGAAAACACGAATTTGAGCAAATCTCCGAGTGGGTTCAGCTTCCCAAAAAAGTTGTTCAGATATGGTTCCAGAACATGCGAGCGAGGGAACGGAAAGGCGAGGTGCGATTCATCAGCGACGGCACCCTGGCAGCAGTTGGCAAACCGCTCATCAAATTCACTTGGCCGCTCTCCAAGCCCATTTTTTCTAACAAGCCCGTTGCAAACAATACTGGCTGCATCACAACCGCTCCAATTGTGCGCACCCTCATCAAGACTGAAAGCAAACCcgttgtggtgaaaaaaaacactcctgTTCCAATCAAGCCCAAGGAAGTGGTTTCTGACGCCTCTGCGGTGAGTAGTGGGGCCTCTGCGATGCCAAGGACCAAGCTTGAAACCACCAGCAGCGTCACCATGGTCAAAGTCGCATCCGGCATTGTCCCGACCCTTTTAACGCCTCCCAAGGATCCCGTTCCCATTGCCCCTCGACTGAAGCAGCAAAAAACAATTGAGGACGAGAGCGAGGAGGACAAAACAGACGAGGATGTGGACGACGAGAATGAGACGGGGCCTAGGATGACCAACCGCATGGTGCCCAAGCTGCCCACAACGCCCATCAATAACAGGCCTCCTTCCACGACTGTGTTGCCCCAGAAACCAAACGGCCTTAACTACTGGACACCGAAAGTCCCGATCAGGATCAACACTCTGTCACGAGAGCAACTTGCTCTTCCCGCTCACGTGCATCCTCGTACTATCCCCCCTCCGCCCACCCCCAGCATTGCACCAGTCAGCCCCAACACCCCTAACTTGGCGAAGGTGGCCCGCTCATCCACCCCCGTCCTGGGTAAATCAAGTCCCACGGAAAACAGCTTTCTGGCCCACTCTTCCAGCCGTAGGCCACGCACGCATTTGTCTTGCCTGCAGCTCTCCATTCTGCAGTCCTGTTACGAGACCTGTGCCCACCCCAACGCCATGGAGTGCGAGGCCATTGGTGCAGAGCTTAACCTGCCCCTCAAGGTGGTGCAGATCTGGTTTCAAAACACTAGAGCCAAGGAGAAGCGCTGGAGGCTGCAGCAAGAGAAAATGGTGAGTAAAATATTTTAGGAACCAAAAGTTACAATACAGTTGGGAGtggatacatttgtaaaatggaGTAATGATAAGTTAGCCACTTTACGTTTTTGAAGAGGGGTGTTTGAGATTAGAAAGACGGGAGGAGGTGAGCACCGCTCCCATTTGGTGGTGATAAAggatcatatttatttttgtcttttcagtgcTCTTAACATTGTATTATTTAccatcaaatgattttttttttatatattgttgaCATTGACAATGTATTTTGTTGCATTTGACCACAAGCTTACACATTTCTCTTAAGTTAGTGTAAGCCTCCATCTAGCAAGTGCATTAATGAACCCTTAAAACCAGGGGCTCTCAAGCTTTCAGTCCAGTGACACTTTACAGAGGAGACCCCCTCATAATCCAAACACTCTTCACATGTGTACGTGTACCCCCATGTGTACCCCTAAATCCCATAGGTATTAAAAAATTTCCTGGAAAAATGTGTAATGTTACAGGAacaaattcataattttttttaacagataaaAGTAGCATTAAGAGAGTAAAGTCGAAGTTTTCtcgaaaaaaagttgtaatctttacATGGACAAAAACTGGATAAAATATCGTAAACTTAggtgaataaagttgtatatttccaATATAGTTGTGATATGATATTTAAGTCCAAGTTCAACGAGGGAAAAAAGGCATATTTAAGAAgtgttcaaaaattctttattcTCGATGTTACTCCTTTTATTCTAGAGTAGacacttttattattaaaaatataaatacatttaaaaaataaaaatgccttttttttgtcttttatgtgAATGTAAGAAATAAAACTGACTATATAACAAAGAAGCAAATTGGTCATATGTTAAGTGAAGGGTCTTAATTTCTTtggtattcataattgctctttaaccatgCAAAAATAGTTTATCCAAATGATTCGATTTTCAGTCGGCGACCCGAACACTTAAGTATTTGACATTCGACCCCGGAGCGCCTCAAATTTGAAAGTTGCACCTCAAATGAGTGATTAGgaaaaactgctcctcaaaggaAAAGCAAATATTTCGAGCCTAGAGTGTTCTTAAACCCTTTCCCTTTTGGCCTCTCTTTCTATCCACCGCACACTCCCAGGGTCCTCAAGCCGGTGGTGGGAAGGTGTTCATGACATCAGGAAGTTACCTGCAGTACAATGCTCTCAAAGCCAACCGTCCCATCCTGCCCAAACCCGTTCAGCTCACGATCACGGAGTCTCCCACTTCCCCAGCGGCCGGCCAAACGTCACCCATCGAGACCCTGACGGGCAGCTGCGAGGTCTGCAAGGTCTCCTTTGAATCACGGGCGGCCGCGAGGGCCCATGTCTTCTCGCCGCTTCACCTCGCCAAGCTGCGCACCACTAACTTTGGCCAGCCCACCGCACTCGTCAACAAGAACGGAACTGGCAACGGAGGTTCGGGCAGCGTCAACCTGAGTTTGCAGGTCTGTCATTCGTCTCCTCCGGTGACCGGCTCCGGTGCTGGTTCTGGAGGCGTAGTCGTTATCGAGTTGCCTCCATCCGCGGCCACCagcaacagttaaaaaaaacaaaaaacaaaaaaaactcagatCAGGATTGGTCTGCACACTGACTATTTGGACCCATTTGGGCTCCTCCAATTTTAATAAGTTTGAGCACTATTTCTCACCACCTAACTTaattatttttggttttgaaGTTGGCTGTTCGTCCCGTTCACGCAATATcccattttcaagctttttgatGACTCGAATGGACATGTTCATCAAGTTCACCGTGAATTCACACCAAACAGTTCCCATGCTGCTGCTGAGCTCATCGGTTTGCTGTGAGTGTTGGATAATACTTCTTTAAATCATCTCACCTTTCacccaaacatttttattttcaatgaccCTCCTACAAAACTCTAAAGGGACTCGACTTTCCAGGCTTGAACTGAAAGAGACTGATACTGTTTCTCTGCCATGTCACTATTTGGGATAACACGAAATACTCGCAGTAATAACTCCCACTTTGCTCCTGtggaatatttttgggggggggggtgctttcACTTCCAGAGCAAAGATTGCTTGTGTATGACATGAATGGACTGAACAAATGTGACATGCGTGTTGACTGTCGCTTTTATTCATTTGCTAACGGGATATGTGATCTGAGGAGTGTTGAGTATACATCATTTGGGATACAGTAGAGGTACTTGAGAGCGAACAGGGCTTTTAAACCCTACCCCTGCCCCCTTTCCCACCCATGTTTATAGTTTTCATGACAATCCATACAAAAAACAGGTTATAGAAATAGCGAGGAATCTTGGCATACCGCACTTTGACACATATTtcattgtttgaaatgtttttaagcATTCTGATGCGAGTGTCTTTTTATGGAAAGATGCATTCATGCATGTTGGATGCCTTAAtataaattgtgatttttatattttatttttttcttgctagTCTCTTCAGTCACGCTTTGGGTGTAAGCATAATATTGTGCAAGAACCTTACGGGAAATGAAAGTGAAATCAAGCGCTGTTCCCAATTGCTAATACACGGGTGGGGGGGGAGTGCAATGTGAATGTCATTCTTTTGATATCACATGAGCAGACCCTGCCTGTTAAATTGTAACCAGCTTTTTCTCAGCCAAGGACATAATGTGTGATCCTGCGGGTGGGGGGaagaaaattcaaaacaaatgatCCTGTGGGTTTCTATTTCCCACCCTAATGACCTATACAAACACTATtcacaaaaagtttgggatattGGTATCGGTGGAAATGTCAGTACTATAACCTTTTACAGGTGATCTTATTTTGAGCTTTTCTAAACTTTTGAccgcacatgtccaactgttttaGAACTTTTCCACAACTTGTTTTCttacaaggagctgaacaggTGTGTGAGCCAGGAATTTACTAATACATTACCTGATTGAATTAGAATTGGTAGTTAAACAATCTTCTTCGTCATCCTAATAACATGTTGACATCAGGAGACCAAGATGACATGAACAGTACCTTGCCATTGTGAGGcattctcagagggaagtggccactgatcTTAAGACTGTCACAGAATGCCATCAGCAGATTACAATGCATAGAGAGACCGGAAGAGTCACTGAAAGGAATAGAATCAGACGTCCTTGAAAtgtcatggatcaaacacctcgGGTAAATTTTGCCGTTCAGCACCTTGTTAGGGAACACAAGGTtctgcaaaaagtactgaaacgtgaacagttggacatttaCCGTGAAGATAAAATACacttcacctgtaaaggttattgtgcattttaagTTAATCTCCCGAAAATCCTGCTATACcttactttttgtgagtagtgttcATCTCTGAAGTTCTAAAGTAAGATGGccttaaaatgtaaatgcttaTTGAATAAATGTATTAGAATTGCTCAGCACGAAAGGTCCCACCAACTAGCTTGGCAAGATGAGTGTTTATTCaattcccccccaccaccacttgTTTAGTGACTAGTGCTGGTAATGCACGTGCCGTGAAATGGGACGTGATGTGTGCAAACCAAACAAGGGAGGAAATTGGCTTTCACTAATATCCTGAAGGCCGCTCGTGGATACTTCATTCTAGCAATGTATTGTTTTGACTGAGAGCTAATAAGATGGTGCTGTGTTGAAGGACACGCGACTCACTAAAGAGCTTTTTCCTTCCATTTGAATTTGTATATTGTTACTATGGTTAGTTTTAACTCAAAtgcaaaactaaaatgttttttaaaagatatATATTAAGTGATAttccaaagtaatttttttttgtttgttttattattattgctttcagtcatttaaaaaaacataacaaccaAAAAGCAATCAAGAGGTGTTCACAAATGCAAACTGTAAAGGACATCCCACAGCTTGACTCTTGCACTAGTCCACTATATTTGCACAAGCTACAGACATTTCAAAAATGGACACAGCCATGGATGCAACGTGACAAGTGACTCGGTGTGTCTTGAAACAAAAAGGGTGGCAATGTTCCTTCcgacttctaaaaaaaaaaaaaaaaaaaaaaaaaaaaaaaaaaaaaaaaaaagtttgtccgTTGGGAATCATCTTGTGTGTGAATCAAGGATGTGAGTGCTCTGATGTCAAGACTGGgatacacacagacaaacaaacgcGGTGTTGCACTGTCCACATGAAATAGGTTTTTACAGAGATATGCTTTTATTATCTTACATTTCATTGTCAATTTGATTATCACTATTGTTATAACTGTACTACTACTTATTCGATTTACCATTACTACTCATGCTGTTTTGATTATTACTTATTGTTGTTTTCATGCCACCTCTATGCTCAGACTGAGTATGGTATTCCTCTGAATATTGATCAATAATAGTGGCAGTGTTGTTATGTATTGTTAGACCTCTgattagtcccccccccccctcccgaccCCCTCCTTACTGTaccttgccttttttttgtgtttggtcTCCATTATGCTTTCTTTgatatacagaaaaataaaatcagttgAACATGGCAAAATACGGTGGAACtggttttatttgaaatatagTTGCCCTTCAAAACTGAGATTTGATCGAATACTGTATTTTGGTCAGACTTTGTTCCCCTAAAAGGTTCAAAAGCAAGACCTGGATGAAATGGTCAGGGACTCTGACCACTGCTTGGgggtttcaaatgttttggtgTCATGTTGGCAAAAAGGCACATTGTCATTGCCGTAAAACCTGTTAGAGGCTTATGGACAAAGGAAGGCAACGACCCAGGTTGAGTCTGGCCGCCATGCCAACCTCTGATACCCGATTTTATTCTGATCAAGGTGATTCTTCAATGATCAGTTTGAAAAGTTTAATTTATTTGAGCCAAGTATACAGAATTAAGCTGCAAGGTCTTCCACGTGCACCTCAAAGGGCTCTGGGTGCAAAAAAACCCTGTAAATTTGCGCCGACGGCACATTTGGGATTcaaatttcagaaaagcatttatctttaaacaaaacataagcaTAAAGAAATGTATGATGGTTATTGTTCAGTCCTCactcatattttgaaaaaaacaaaccaaaaaaaacccccacaaTATTTGACAAATTCCTCCAGGGTTATGTAAActtgtgagcacaactgtacatatatgcagtcatacgtacgtacccctgtcagtatgaaagtggaggctacaccttttttatagcCACCAGGTGgcgatggcattttggaatgaaagtgtacagctttttcataaccactagatggcggcatacatttataaaatgcgcaagtttttttccatttgcccctttacccatgtataatgcgcactattgacttttgacaatattttgggtggaaaaaatgcgcattatacccAAGAAATCACGGTAACTCTGCAAGAGTTAATGGGGCGTCTAAAAACTCaagttaattgagggatgtttaggttATTGGAAAGTTTCAATGTCGTTTTTATTCTGCTTAATGTGGGATgggtacaggaagtcctcgagttacgacgcactcgacctttCGACtttttacgacgcccgtgcctcggccgccattttgtcccagcaccgtaaggtttctgcttagctagttcatagtgcttgtctgtgtttgtgcggcgggagtatctttgccttatTCACCCTTCTtcttttcacactctcagcactAATGCTAAGTACAGAatcgtatttttttatttgaatgtattttagtttctttatacgaagtgttaacctttcccgcTACGGTCgcctcctctgcacattcgacgtcaacgggtcctccgctaatcgctactcttccccggtcgccgtcactccACTTGCTACCGTACACACTCGCAGCGGCGTGCGCTCCTTCCTCCTtggcagtcccgtctcactcacacacactgagtGAGCTTgttgtcacaatcacgtgggacaacacctgtaacagaagtatttcggcGTAAATTTCAACTTCAACGGCGAAATACGACTTatgcggaaattcgtgttacgtcgccagcgtaggaacggaactcgtttataaatcgaggacttcctgtataagCTACTGTCGTAGTTGTAGAATATATCGTTAATTTCCTGTGGTGATTGAGtaaatttgccatttgaatcttgtaTGTTTGCAATATGTCAGGGAGTCTGAAATCGTGCATATATAGTGTGATTGTTTGgactttgtttttgaaatttgaGCGGTCTATGGTTGGATTACGTGCGATATTAAAGTTGCCGCTtataataattgttgaattagcTGACAAATTGCTCAGATGTGAATAAAAGTTGGACCATCATTATTAGGGGTGTGTACATcgtgtatactgtatttctcGGACTATAAGTCGGagttttttcatagtttggccggggGTGCGATTTACACTCTGGAGCtgatgtgaaattattaacacattattatataatttcacatgttcttttcacactg contains:
- the zfhx2 gene encoding zinc finger homeobox protein 4 isoform X2; translated protein: MQEESGEKASSYSNGTAAWLCPLCQKSQEDQASLSQHLTEQHSVLPTCVDKLLDISVLKQGVREEEDEGAVISAVAVCTQVRPSEDICSELREPCLDVPLRHNEKEMDEDRMLDQEGGEAEPEPEDDIMGAKQTAAENEDGKNGVPAENNARFKCNACLETFPTRTALSVHYYSASHIQRMTTIQGGEIDPPAPSASILSRPFVSNKPYQCAICRVSYNHSITLESHMKSVLHQTRSRNAVNSSALGICGGSNASTPKTTVSTSTSGTGELATTTNCATLGSMMVTTARNAEHLQTSQVAPSLITPPVASAQAVSAFLTLLTSSPSALSHPLLPSLFAPSHPTGADAAQIVPQPHMVMPLILNGLQAQQTQQSPENQQGQLLTQCVPFVGLNTAQQALLTQRLSLLQNQWPPVALPTNTSEVVESVKQESIEKPSDQIRERESIKTDEPEDEGCPNTESKVQVESNEDVWKVPGDSRTVAHQMDVENDKSVSPSFSPVAMEKSLHNNLSPSPSMPSNPSYSPVHLNLTLSPDSTPQKSQAATSPCASIGTPKSSPLSNVLSNQYRLRCNTVGSIYPELPVLSEFQSEVLWAFFESRSEAHAASPLREDCEALGREVGLSEEEVRKWLCQARYVKQRQRATELTHQHGSSGFAKTTPSSDNDFDDEENSLIIAEEEEDADVSGSQVIDLSRTRGSRRQRGVGREGQGDSCLTSDSENEVYTSVIVTDEESQNGGFRESPESPAKDEVQHEVHCDKVSVGGKVLRSTTVFLSDVEDEYEEEDGGGAHRPGKKKRKGEFEHEVEVKRERLDPDVDLELEAQGDPPSSLPYSLDQIPSGGLHSLPLSLAPFSAQFLSPYVLSLTPSLVGSKIPVFSNPPSITRFSSSLLSQSLSPMNQSSQYLSNGSDCETALDLSMGKNNSSSSLADKISAQKGQLLDGLGLRPTSQNLVVVQVKPESLTTMPPSYSRVDLVNSNNLTKPSLYTRPDEKMNITLCDNDKDKEKDKEQQQRKAKGKRYRDMRRSRTIIQAEQLDILYGCYFKDPNPGKHEFEQISEWVQLPKKVVQIWFQNMRARERKGEVRFISDGTLAAVGKPLIKFTWPLSKPIFSNKPVANNTGCITTAPIVRTLIKTESKPVVVKKNTPVPIKPKEVVSDASAVSSGASAMPRTKLETTSSVTMVKVASGIVPTLLTPPKDPVPIAPRLKQQKTIEDESEEDKTDEDVDDENETGPRMTNRMVPKLPTTPINNRPPSTTVLPQKPNGLNYWTPKVPIRINTLSREQLALPAHVHPRTIPPPPTPSIAPVSPNTPNLAKVARSSTPVLGKSSPTENSFLAHSSSRRPRTHLSCLQLSILQSCYETCAHPNAMECEAIGAELNLPLKVVQIWFQNTRAKEKRWRLQQEKMGPQAGGGKVFMTSGSYLQYNALKANRPILPKPVQLTITESPTSPAAGQTSPIETLTGSCEVCKVSFESRAAARAHVFSPLHLAKLRTTNFGQPTALVNKNGTGNGGSGSVNLSLQVCHSSPPVTGSGAGSGGVVVIELPPSAATSNS
- the zfhx2 gene encoding zinc finger homeobox protein 4 isoform X1; translation: MDGCYSDHNDQSSDQEESGEKASSYSNGTAAWLCPLCQKSQEDQASLSQHLTEQHSVLPTCVDKLLDISVLKQGVREEEDEGAVISAVAVCTQVRPSEDICSELREPCLDVPLRHNEKEMDEDRMLDQEGGEAEPEPEDDIMGAKQTAAENEDGKNGVPAENNARFKCNACLETFPTRTALSVHYYSASHIQRMTTIQGGEIDPPAPSASILSRPFVSNKPYQCAICRVSYNHSITLESHMKSVLHQTRSRNAVNSSALGICGGSNASTPKTTVSTSTSGTGELATTTNCATLGSMMVTTARNAEHLQTSQVAPSLITPPVASAQAVSAFLTLLTSSPSALSHPLLPSLFAPSHPTGADAAQIVPQPHMVMPLILNGLQAQQTQQSPENQQGQLLTQCVPFVGLNTAQQALLTQRLSLLQNQWPPVALPTNTSEVVESVKQESIEKPSDQIRERESIKTDEPEDEGCPNTESKVQVESNEDVWKVPGDSRTVAHQMDVENDKSVSPSFSPVAMEKSLHNNLSPSPSMPSNPSYSPVHLNLTLSPDSTPQKSQAATSPCASIGTPKSSPLSNVLSNQYRLRCNTVGSIYPELPVLSEFQSEVLWAFFESRSEAHAASPLREDCEALGREVGLSEEEVRKWLCQARYVKQRQRATELTHQHGSSGFAKTTPSSDNDFDDEENSLIIAEEEEDADVSGSQVIDLSRTRGSRRQRGVGREGQGDSCLTSDSENEVYTSVIVTDEESQNGGFRESPESPAKDEVQHEVHCDKVSVGGKVLRSTTVFLSDVEDEYEEEDGGGAHRPGKKKRKGEFEHEVEVKRERLDPDVDLELEAQGDPPSSLPYSLDQIPSGGLHSLPLSLAPFSAQFLSPYVLSLTPSLVGSKIPVFSNPPSITRFSSSLLSQSLSPMNQSSQYLSNGSDCETALDLSMGKNNSSSSLADKISAQKGQLLDGLGLRPTSQNLVVVQVKPESLTTMPPSYSRVDLVNSNNLTKPSLYTRPDEKMNITLCDNDKDKEKDKEQQQRKAKGKRYRDMRRSRTIIQAEQLDILYGCYFKDPNPGKHEFEQISEWVQLPKKVVQIWFQNMRARERKGEVRFISDGTLAAVGKPLIKFTWPLSKPIFSNKPVANNTGCITTAPIVRTLIKTESKPVVVKKNTPVPIKPKEVVSDASAVSSGASAMPRTKLETTSSVTMVKVASGIVPTLLTPPKDPVPIAPRLKQQKTIEDESEEDKTDEDVDDENETGPRMTNRMVPKLPTTPINNRPPSTTVLPQKPNGLNYWTPKVPIRINTLSREQLALPAHVHPRTIPPPPTPSIAPVSPNTPNLAKVARSSTPVLGKSSPTENSFLAHSSSRRPRTHLSCLQLSILQSCYETCAHPNAMECEAIGAELNLPLKVVQIWFQNTRAKEKRWRLQQEKMGPQAGGGKVFMTSGSYLQYNALKANRPILPKPVQLTITESPTSPAAGQTSPIETLTGSCEVCKVSFESRAAARAHVFSPLHLAKLRTTNFGQPTALVNKNGTGNGGSGSVNLSLQVCHSSPPVTGSGAGSGGVVVIELPPSAATSNS
- the zfhx2 gene encoding zinc finger homeobox protein 4 isoform X3, whose protein sequence is MDEDRMLDQEGGEAEPEPEDDIMGAKQTAAENEDGKNGVPAENNARFKCNACLETFPTRTALSVHYYSASHIQRMTTIQGGEIDPPAPSASILSRPFVSNKPYQCAICRVSYNHSITLESHMKSVLHQTRSRNAVNSSALGICGGSNASTPKTTVSTSTSGTGELATTTNCATLGSMMVTTARNAEHLQTSQVAPSLITPPVASAQAVSAFLTLLTSSPSALSHPLLPSLFAPSHPTGADAAQIVPQPHMVMPLILNGLQAQQTQQSPENQQGQLLTQCVPFVGLNTAQQALLTQRLSLLQNQWPPVALPTNTSEVVESVKQESIEKPSDQIRERESIKTDEPEDEGCPNTESKVQVESNEDVWKVPGDSRTVAHQMDVENDKSVSPSFSPVAMEKSLHNNLSPSPSMPSNPSYSPVHLNLTLSPDSTPQKSQAATSPCASIGTPKSSPLSNVLSNQYRLRCNTVGSIYPELPVLSEFQSEVLWAFFESRSEAHAASPLREDCEALGREVGLSEEEVRKWLCQARYVKQRQRATELTHQHGSSGFAKTTPSSDNDFDDEENSLIIAEEEEDADVSGSQVIDLSRTRGSRRQRGVGREGQGDSCLTSDSENEVYTSVIVTDEESQNGGFRESPESPAKDEVQHEVHCDKVSVGGKVLRSTTVFLSDVEDEYEEEDGGGAHRPGKKKRKGEFEHEVEVKRERLDPDVDLELEAQGDPPSSLPYSLDQIPSGGLHSLPLSLAPFSAQFLSPYVLSLTPSLVGSKIPVFSNPPSITRFSSSLLSQSLSPMNQSSQYLSNGSDCETALDLSMGKNNSSSSLADKISAQKGQLLDGLGLRPTSQNLVVVQVKPESLTTMPPSYSRVDLVNSNNLTKPSLYTRPDEKMNITLCDNDKDKEKDKEQQQRKAKGKRYRDMRRSRTIIQAEQLDILYGCYFKDPNPGKHEFEQISEWVQLPKKVVQIWFQNMRARERKGEVRFISDGTLAAVGKPLIKFTWPLSKPIFSNKPVANNTGCITTAPIVRTLIKTESKPVVVKKNTPVPIKPKEVVSDASAVSSGASAMPRTKLETTSSVTMVKVASGIVPTLLTPPKDPVPIAPRLKQQKTIEDESEEDKTDEDVDDENETGPRMTNRMVPKLPTTPINNRPPSTTVLPQKPNGLNYWTPKVPIRINTLSREQLALPAHVHPRTIPPPPTPSIAPVSPNTPNLAKVARSSTPVLGKSSPTENSFLAHSSSRRPRTHLSCLQLSILQSCYETCAHPNAMECEAIGAELNLPLKVVQIWFQNTRAKEKRWRLQQEKMGPQAGGGKVFMTSGSYLQYNALKANRPILPKPVQLTITESPTSPAAGQTSPIETLTGSCEVCKVSFESRAAARAHVFSPLHLAKLRTTNFGQPTALVNKNGTGNGGSGSVNLSLQVCHSSPPVTGSGAGSGGVVVIELPPSAATSNS
- the zfhx2 gene encoding zinc finger homeobox protein 4 isoform X4; protein product: MKTECWTRRVVKLNQSQKMTSWEPSKLPQKMKTRMTTIQGGEIDPPAPSASILSRPFVSNKPYQCAICRVSYNHSITLESHMKSVLHQTRSRNAVNSSALGICGGSNASTPKTTVSTSTSGTGELATTTNCATLGSMMVTTARNAEHLQTSQVAPSLITPPVASAQAVSAFLTLLTSSPSALSHPLLPSLFAPSHPTGADAAQIVPQPHMVMPLILNGLQAQQTQQSPENQQGQLLTQCVPFVGLNTAQQALLTQRLSLLQNQWPPVALPTNTSEVVESVKQESIEKPSDQIRERESIKTDEPEDEGCPNTESKVQVESNEDVWKVPGDSRTVAHQMDVENDKSVSPSFSPVAMEKSLHNNLSPSPSMPSNPSYSPVHLNLTLSPDSTPQKSQAATSPCASIGTPKSSPLSNVLSNQYRLRCNTVGSIYPELPVLSEFQSEVLWAFFESRSEAHAASPLREDCEALGREVGLSEEEVRKWLCQARYVKQRQRATELTHQHGSSGFAKTTPSSDNDFDDEENSLIIAEEEEDADVSGSQVIDLSRTRGSRRQRGVGREGQGDSCLTSDSENEVYTSVIVTDEESQNGGFRESPESPAKDEVQHEVHCDKVSVGGKVLRSTTVFLSDVEDEYEEEDGGGAHRPGKKKRKGEFEHEVEVKRERLDPDVDLELEAQGDPPSSLPYSLDQIPSGGLHSLPLSLAPFSAQFLSPYVLSLTPSLVGSKIPVFSNPPSITRFSSSLLSQSLSPMNQSSQYLSNGSDCETALDLSMGKNNSSSSLADKISAQKGQLLDGLGLRPTSQNLVVVQVKPESLTTMPPSYSRVDLVNSNNLTKPSLYTRPDEKMNITLCDNDKDKEKDKEQQQRKAKGKRYRDMRRSRTIIQAEQLDILYGCYFKDPNPGKHEFEQISEWVQLPKKVVQIWFQNMRARERKGEVRFISDGTLAAVGKPLIKFTWPLSKPIFSNKPVANNTGCITTAPIVRTLIKTESKPVVVKKNTPVPIKPKEVVSDASAVSSGASAMPRTKLETTSSVTMVKVASGIVPTLLTPPKDPVPIAPRLKQQKTIEDESEEDKTDEDVDDENETGPRMTNRMVPKLPTTPINNRPPSTTVLPQKPNGLNYWTPKVPIRINTLSREQLALPAHVHPRTIPPPPTPSIAPVSPNTPNLAKVARSSTPVLGKSSPTENSFLAHSSSRRPRTHLSCLQLSILQSCYETCAHPNAMECEAIGAELNLPLKVVQIWFQNTRAKEKRWRLQQEKMGPQAGGGKVFMTSGSYLQYNALKANRPILPKPVQLTITESPTSPAAGQTSPIETLTGSCEVCKVSFESRAAARAHVFSPLHLAKLRTTNFGQPTALVNKNGTGNGGSGSVNLSLQVCHSSPPVTGSGAGSGGVVVIELPPSAATSNS